The DNA window TAATGGAAGATGGGAGTATCCAAAATTTTAAAACCTTTAAGAAGTAAGTTCTATTTAATATTGTATTGACATGTTAGTAAACATTTATTTTAAAAAGGCATTTTGTTACGCACAGCCTTGAGCTCATTACCAATGTTAGCAAGTGCGATATTACATCATCATCCATTTTAATATCAAGGTATTTGACTTGCTTGTTACTTTTATCTATAAGATAAACAATTCAGAATATTATTCTCACAAATTACTACAGAAACTTTTTACTATAACTCCATATGACGGCTTAAAAATGAGTATTATTGTAAGAAAATTAATTTCTGCAAAAATATATGGGGTATTGGGAGATCTTTGTGTTTTTTTTAATCATCGCTTTTATTTATTCTTCTGTTGGGTTTGGTGGTGGGTCCAGTTATCTAGCAGTTTTGGCAATGTATAACCTTCCTTACCAAGAAATACGCTTAATGGCACTTATTTGTAATGTTATTGTGGTAGTAGGAGGTGCATTTATTTACATCAGAAATAAGCAGACTGACTGGAAGAAAATACTGCCGCTTACGATTGTAAGTGTTCCTATGGCATACCTTGGAGCTGTTTTAAAAATAAGCCAGGAAACTTTTTTTCTGATATTGGGTATTACTTTAATTATTGCGGCATTGTTGCTGTGGATAAGGACAGAATCAAAAAATGGAGAAGACCCATCAGAACATACAGAAACCTCTCTCTTCAAAAACGGATTTTTAGGAGGTGGAATAGGATTTTTATCAGGATTGGTTGGCATTGGTGGCGGAATTTTTCTTTCACCTCTATTAAACCTTATGAAATGGGATACCCCACGAAAGATTGCAGCAACATCAAGTGTTTTCATATTGGTAAATTCAATATCAGGGATTTTCGGACAATTATCCAAACTGTCTGCGGATATGGATTATTTCAGAATTCTGAGTTTATGTTTTGCCGTATTCATTGGGG is part of the Chryseobacterium paludis genome and encodes:
- a CDS encoding sulfite exporter TauE/SafE family protein is translated as MGYWEIFVFFLIIAFIYSSVGFGGGSSYLAVLAMYNLPYQEIRLMALICNVIVVVGGAFIYIRNKQTDWKKILPLTIVSVPMAYLGAVLKISQETFFLILGITLIIAALLLWIRTESKNGEDPSEHTETSLFKNGFLGGGIGFLSGLVGIGGGIFLSPLLNLMKWDTPRKIAATSSVFILVNSISGIFGQLSKLSADMDYFRILSLCFAVFIGGQIGSRMSLKWNPLVIKRMTAVLVLVAGINVLIKYW